One window from the genome of Nicotiana tomentosiformis chromosome 5, ASM39032v3, whole genome shotgun sequence encodes:
- the LOC104114554 gene encoding glucan endo-1,3-beta-glucosidase 6-like, translating to MGLFPWSKSFGVVLFLVLVSPVSGIGANWGTQSTHRLPPEIVVRMLRENGIRKVKLFDADYDTLKALGKAGPELEVMVGIPNDMLSTMGSLKAAEKWVSKNVSVHISNNNVNIRYVAVGNEPYLTTYNGTYLRTTLPAMQNVQTALIKAGLGNKVKVTCPLNADVYESSSGLPSGGDFRADIHGFVSQLVKFLSDNGCPFTINIYPFISLYIDPNFPVEYAFFDGNATPLNDGGTTYTNMFDANHDTLVWALQKNGFGNVPIIIGEIGWPTDGDRNANAQLAQRFNQGFMQHISEGKGTPMRPGPIDAYLFSLIDEDAKSIQPGNFERHWGIFTYDGLPKYSLNLGTTNSGSLVQAKNVKYLERKWCVFKPNAKVDDPQIAPSMSYACGLGDCTSLGYGTSCGGLDARGNISYAFNSYYQINNQLDDACKFQGLGTVTKSDPSTGTCRYGLMIEPYYGGAERQLGYTRMALALLFFLWTIL from the exons ATGGGGTTATTTCCATGGTCAAAATCATTTGGGGTGGTGTTATTTCTTGTATTGGTTTCTCCGGTGAGTGGGATAGGAGCTAATTGGGGAACTCAGTCAACACACCGTTTGCCTCCTGAAATAGTAGTGAGAATGCTAAGAGAAAATGGGATCCGGAAAGTTAAGCTATTTGATGCAGATTATGACACACTTAAGGCTTTAGGGAAAGCTGGTCCTGAACTTGAAGTTATGGTTGGTATTCCTAATGACATGCTTTCCACTATGGGTAGCTTGAAAGCTGCTGAGAAATGGGTTTCTAAAAATGTTTCTGTCCACATCTCTAATAACAATGTCAACATCAG GTATGTTGCAGTTGGAAATGAACCTTACTTGACAACCTACAATGGAACTTACCTTCGAACAACTCTTCCTGCTATGCAAAATGTTCAAACTGCACTCATAAAAGCTGGCCTCGGTAATAAAGTAAAGGTTACTTGCCCCCTCAATGCTGATGTTTATGAGAGCTCCAGTGGCTTGCCATCAGGTGGTGATTTTCGAGCTGATATCCATGGCTTTGTGAGCCAACTTGTCAAGTTCTTAAGCGACAACGGTTGTCCCTTTACAATCAATATCTATCCATTCATAAGCCTTTATATTGACCCCAACTTCCCAGTTGAATATGCCTTCTTTGATGGAAATGCAACACCTCTAAATGATGGTGGGACAACCTACACCAACATGTTTGATGCAAATCACGATACTCTTGTGTGGGCTTTACAGAAGAATGGGTTTGGGAACGTCCCTATAATAATCGGAGAAATTGGTTGGCCCACTGATGGTGACCGCAATGCTAACGCACAACTTGCACAGCGATTCAACCAAGGATTCATGCAGCATATATCAGAAGGAAAAGGCACCCCTATGAGGCCTGGGCCTATTGATGCCTATCTGTTTAGTTTAATTGATGAGGATGCTAAGAGCATTCAACCTGGAAATTTTGAACGTCACTGGGGAATATTTACATATGATGGCCTACCCAAATACTCGCTAAATCTTGGCACTACAAATTCAGGGTCTTTAGTTCAAGCTAAAAATGTGAAGTATTTGGAGAGGAAGTGGTGTGTGTTTAAACCCAATGCTAAGGTGGATGACCCCCAGATTGCGCCTAGCATGAGCTATGcttgtggacttggtgactgcACGAGTCTCGGGTATGGGACATCTTGTGGAGGTTTGGATGCACGTGGAAATATTTCATATGCGTTCAACAGCTACTACCAGATAAACAATCAGCTTGACGATGCTTGCAAGTTCCAAGGGCTTGGAACTGTCACAAAGTCAGATCCATCAACTGGTACTTGCCGGTATGGGCTCATGATAGAGCCATACTACGGAGGTGCAGAACGACAACTTGGCTATACAAGGATGGCGTTGGCTCTACTTTTCTTTCTGTGGACAATTTTGTGA